One genomic window of Osmia bicornis bicornis chromosome 5, iOsmBic2.1, whole genome shotgun sequence includes the following:
- the LOC114880299 gene encoding pre-mRNA-splicing factor CWC25-like, with product MGRQVPKMSARVVNAIRNLREAHGSTSKEIMNYIMSQYSAPETTIQRQMQAALKRGLDYGILKKNNGHYFLNTDTDVAELASSMAPVERSRRRRSRRRKSRRRSRGRRRRRGRRGRSRRRRRRSGRRRAATTRRIGCTRCRCTKRSRDMHVLRDEPVEQQEGPTCDCENEINQERQNRQSKSRERSLSHSRSSVNSDRDGADDRQEIPDQD from the exons ATGGGGAGACAGGTGCCGAAGATGTCGGCCAGGGTGGTCAACGCAATCAGAAATCTGCGAGAGGCGCACGGCTCCACGTCCAAGGAAATTATGAATTATATCATGTCACAATACAGCGCGCCGGAAACGACCATACAGCGACAG ATGCAAGCAGCGTTGAAACGGGGCCTGGACTACGGTATCCTGAAGAAGAACAACGGCCACTACTTTCTGAACACGGACACGGACGTGGCGGAGCTGGCCTCGAGCATGGCCCCCGTGGAAAGGAGCAGAAGACGAAGGAGCAGACGAAGAAAGTCACGAAGACGTAGCCGAGGAAGGAGGCGTAGGAGAGGTCGCAGAGGTCGTTCGCGACGAAGGCGGAGACGAAGCGGCAGGAGACGGGCTGCTACGACCAGACGGATAGGATGCACCAGGTGCAGGTGCACCAAACGAAGCAGAGACATGCACGTCCTGAGGGACGAGCCGGTGGAACAACAAGAAGGACCGACCTGCGACTGCGAGAACGAAATCAACCAGGAGCGTCAGAACAGACAGAGTAAGAGTCGAGAGCGTAGCCTGAGTCACAGTCGATCATCGGTGAACAGCGATCGAGATGGTGCGGACGATCGACAGGAGATTCCTGATCAAGATTAA